The genomic segment GGGATGATAGACTGCCGCGTGGTGAAAGACCGAGCTTCGGTGATCGTCGTCCTCCGTTCAATCGTGATCGAGATGACCGCCCGCCGCGTGGCGACCGACCCAGCTTTGGTGATCGTCGTCCTCCGTTTAATCGTGATCGTGACGATAGACCTCCGCGGGGTGACCGTCCCAGCTTTGGTGATCGTCGTCCTCCGTTCAATCGTGATCGTGACGATAGACCGCCGCGTGGTGACCGACCCAGCTTTGGTGATCGTCGTCCTCCGTTCAATCGTGATCGAGATGATAGACCGCCGCGTGGTGACCGACCGAGCTTTGGTGATAGACGTCCTCCGTTTAATCGTGATCGTGATGACCGCCCGCCCCGTGGTGACCGTCCGAGCTTTGGTGATCGTCGTCCCCCGTTCAATCGTGATCGTGACGACCGCCCACCGCGTGGTGACCGTCCGAGCTTCGGTGATCGTCGTCCTCCGTTTAATCGTGATCGTGACGACCGCCCACCACGTGGTGACCGTCCGAGTTTTGGTGATCGCCGCCCTCCGTTCAATCGTGATCGTGATGACCGCCCACCGCGTGGTGACCGTCCGAGCTTCGGTGATCGTCGTCCTCCGTTTAATCGTGATCGTGACGACCGCCCACCGCGTGGTGACCGTCCGAGCTTTGGTGATCGTCGTCCTCCATTCAATCGTGATCGTGACGACCGCCCACCGCGTGGTGACCGTCCGAGCTTCGGTGATCGTCGTCCTCCGTTTAATCGTGATCGTGACGACCGCCCACCCCGTGGTGATAGAACAAGCTTTGGTGATCGTCGTCCTCCCCGGGAAGCACGCCCCGATGGGGATAGCAGACCACCGCGAGGTGAAGGTGGCTACCCGAAAAAACCGGGTGGTTATGGAAGACCAGGATCAGATCGACCAGCATTCAAAAGCGCTTATCGGAATGATCGTCCCCCCTCTCGTAGTTCAGGGAAACCGAAGAAAAATCGGACTTGACATTGGGGTACCCCTATTGTATATTAGGTACAGTATGTAAAACACGGTGTTTGATATAGTGGTTGAAGCCGTGAGAAATGGACAAGGCACTTGCTTGATGCAATGAGCATCCGGTAAGTGCCTTGCCAGCTATCTGTACTGTAACATGACAGAAGACGGACATGCCTGAGATAAAAGTCGACATTGGCGAACGGATCAAGGATCTACGGCAAGCTGCCGAGCTGACGCAGGAAGAACTTGCCGAGCGCGCTGAACTATCGAAAGGCTTTATTAGTCAGGTCGAACGCGGGTTAACCAATCTTTCGATTGAAAATCTGGTAGCGATCTTGTCTGCATTGGATGTTTCATTACCCGAGTTTTTTGCAACGCCAGTGCAAGAACGGGTGGTATACGGTCAGGAAGATGTTACCGAGGTCGAGCGGGAAGGGGTAACCCTCTTTGAGTTACTGGTGCCCGGCGCGGCAAACCGGTCGATGGAGCCAGCCATGCTGGTTTTAGCGCCCGGCGAGGCGGTTGAAGCGATAAAGCCGTACAGTGGCGACGAGTTTGGCTATTTGTTAGAGGGGCGGCTGAAGATACACCACGGCGGTGCCGCCTATTTGCTGAATGCGGGAGAGTGGTTCTTCTACTCAGCGAAGCATAAGCACTACTTTGAAAATCCGGGACATACCAATGCCCGGCTTCTGTGGATAACGAGCCCACCGAATTTCTGATCCCAGTATTGGGATCGTTCCCAAACGATGGGGGGGTACGGTTGGGTTTTTTGATTGCTCTTTTTGTTTAGTATATCGTACCCGGCTCTCTATTAATAAGAGAGTGCAGGTTTGATATTTTGAACAAGTTGATACTTTATAGTGGTATCAGACCCCGGCGATTGTACCCGCCGAGTGGAGGAGAAACCAATGAGGGCTTTAGGACAGCAACTCTTAGTTGAGATGTATCATTGCGATTCGGCTATTCTCAACGATGTCGATATGATCGAAGCACATATGCTGCAGGCGGCGGAGTCTGCGGGCGCGACGATCGTGGAAAAAACTTTTCACCATTTCAGCCCCCACGGTGTTTCGGGGGTAGTTGTGATTGCTGAATCGCATTTAGCAATTCACACTTGGCCGGAGTATGGATACGCAGCGGTCGATTTATTCACCTGTGGCGATACCATTCTTCCCGATCCGTGCTTTGAATATCTCAAGGAAGCTTTACAAGCTGAGAATTACTCGATTACGGAAATGAAGCGTGGCATTCTGAGCAATGTCGGTACTTCGTTTTCCCATAAACCGGAAGCGATGGCGCATTAATGGAAACATTACTGCCACAACCCAACGCATACTTCCTTGCCGCTGGAGCAGCGGAAGGGTGGACGGTATTGAATTCGTTCGATGGCGCTTTACTAGCGGCAGGTATCGGCGATGTCAATATTGTAAAAATGTCATCGATTCTGCCACCCAATGCACTGGAAGTCACGCCGTTTAAATTACCGGGCGGGGCGTTAGTGCCGGCGGCGTATGCGGCATATACCAGCAGCGAACCGGGCGAGCGGATTGCCTGCGCAGTTGCAGTCGCGATTCCGGAAGACCCGACGTTACCCGGTCTTATCATGGAGTATGAAGGACGCGGTACCAAACAGGATATCGAAGAACACGTCCGCGAGATGGCACGCAAAGGGATGGAAACCCGAAATCGTACTATTAAAGAGATTAAATCCATCGCTATCGAGCACAAGGTCGATCACATCGGTGGCATTATCGCGGCGGTGATTCTCTGGAAGAAGTAAAATGTGTAGGCGAGTAATATCGCCATAGTCTTTTGTATGGGCGAACTTCGTGTTCGCCCATTTTTCAAACCATCGAACTACGGAAGATGAGAACCATGTCAGAGCAAGAATTTCGCGAGACCTATGAAGGGGGATGCTTCCTCGGGTTCGCAGTTGAAGAGCGCTTTGTCGATCAGCAATCGAAGTTTCAACGAATTGAACTCATGCGGACAAAATCGCATGGTGTAATGCTTGCGCTTGATGGTCTGGTTCAGTTGACCGAACGCGACGAATACGTCTATCATGAGATGATTTCCCATGTTCCGTTGCTCGTTCACCCCAGTCCGAAGAAAGTCCTCATCATCGGTGGCGGTGATGGCGGCACAGCTCGTGAAGTCGCACGACATCCGGAAGTTGAACATGTTGACATGTGCGAAATCGACGGTTCCGTAGTAGAATTGTGTACTGTGTATTTTCCAACGACTGCTATCGGAATGAAGGACCCGAAAGTCCACGTCACAGTTGGTGATGGTATCGATTGGGTACGGCAAACTCCGAATGAAACCTACGATGTCGTTATCATCGATTCGAGTGATCCGGTTGGTCCCGGTGTCGGACTCTTTAACTCAGCCTTCTATTCGCAGGTTAAGCGAATACTGCGGCCGGGCGGTGTGGTCGTTGCACAAGGGGAAAGCCCGTTGTATCAAGCCGAGGCAGTGAAAGCGTTACGCAATGCGATGCGCGAAGTGTTCCCGATTACCGCGACGTACCTCGCCTCGATTCCGACGTATCCGAGTGGATTATGGAGTTTTGCCTATGCGAGCGAAACGGTGAATCCGTTGGCGGTAAATCTCGAACGGGCACACGAGATTACCAAAGGCTGTAAATATTACAACACGGCGATTCATGCGGCGGCGTTCGCATTACCCACCCATTTGCATTGGGAGCTTGAGCAATGAGCGAGTTACCGTGGCTCAGCAGTAACTTTTTGACGGCACAAGCGACGCTCGAAACAGCGCAAGTCGCATTGCTTGGCGCTCCGTACGATTCGACGACCAGCTTTCGACCCGGCACTCGTTATGGACCGGCGGCATTACGGGCGGCAAGTTATGGGATTGAGAGTTATTCGCCGGAATTGGATCGCGATTTAGAGGAATTACAGATTTGCGATCTCGGCGATTTGGAATTGCCGTTCGGACGACCGGAGCGCGCCTTCGATGTATTGCGAGCTGGCGTCGAACATATCCTTGCTCAGAATGTGATGCCGGTGGTTATTGGCGGCGAACATTCGCTCACGTATCCCTGCGTTAAAGCAGTCGCGAAAAAATATCCCGGATTGCATGTAATCGTATTCGATG from the bacterium genome contains:
- the speD gene encoding adenosylmethionine decarboxylase — translated: MRALGQQLLVEMYHCDSAILNDVDMIEAHMLQAAESAGATIVEKTFHHFSPHGVSGVVVIAESHLAIHTWPEYGYAAVDLFTCGDTILPDPCFEYLKEALQAENYSITEMKRGILSNVGTSFSHKPEAMAH
- the speE gene encoding polyamine aminopropyltransferase, producing MSEQEFRETYEGGCFLGFAVEERFVDQQSKFQRIELMRTKSHGVMLALDGLVQLTERDEYVYHEMISHVPLLVHPSPKKVLIIGGGDGGTAREVARHPEVEHVDMCEIDGSVVELCTVYFPTTAIGMKDPKVHVTVGDGIDWVRQTPNETYDVVIIDSSDPVGPGVGLFNSAFYSQVKRILRPGGVVVAQGESPLYQAEAVKALRNAMREVFPITATYLASIPTYPSGLWSFAYASETVNPLAVNLERAHEITKGCKYYNTAIHAAAFALPTHLHWELEQ
- a CDS encoding arginine decarboxylase, pyruvoyl-dependent, encoding METLLPQPNAYFLAAGAAEGWTVLNSFDGALLAAGIGDVNIVKMSSILPPNALEVTPFKLPGGALVPAAYAAYTSSEPGERIACAVAVAIPEDPTLPGLIMEYEGRGTKQDIEEHVREMARKGMETRNRTIKEIKSIAIEHKVDHIGGIIAAVILWKK
- a CDS encoding helix-turn-helix domain-containing protein; this translates as MPEIKVDIGERIKDLRQAAELTQEELAERAELSKGFISQVERGLTNLSIENLVAILSALDVSLPEFFATPVQERVVYGQEDVTEVEREGVTLFELLVPGAANRSMEPAMLVLAPGEAVEAIKPYSGDEFGYLLEGRLKIHHGGAAYLLNAGEWFFYSAKHKHYFENPGHTNARLLWITSPPNF